One genomic region from Melioribacteraceae bacterium encodes:
- a CDS encoding EutN/CcmL family microcompartment protein, protein MFLARVKGNIVSTQKNRYLTGHKLLLTHQVDFNGKLIGNKDVISLDLIDAGIGDTVIVVQEGDAVQQILGHSNSPVNTMIIGIVDNIEVKE, encoded by the coding sequence ATGTTTCTAGCCAGGGTTAAAGGGAATATTGTTTCGACTCAGAAGAACAGATATCTCACGGGTCATAAATTACTACTGACTCATCAGGTTGATTTCAACGGAAAACTTATAGGAAATAAAGATGTAATTTCACTCGATTTAATTGACGCAGGAATTGGAGATACGGTAATAGTTGTTCAGGAGGGAGATGCTGTTCAACAAATACTCGGACACAGCAATTCTCCGGTAAACACGATGATTATTGGAATAGTGGATAATATAGAAGTAAAAGAATAA